One Rosa chinensis cultivar Old Blush chromosome 5, RchiOBHm-V2, whole genome shotgun sequence genomic region harbors:
- the LOC112202864 gene encoding protein ENDOSPERM DEFECTIVE 1, producing the protein MDQLMVEKLALGTGEGAAAPHPQRRPRVREVSSRFMSPVAGDPFPTRSPLPKHQQGQGVSTPSPYLAERQRSSSVNRPRRHLDLEPFRCSDENRPARPESPLPPDQARKQRPVPVPVPVPFKENGGGKPQLHHLPKTCPGKVSNNAFTTPSRPDTPMVTASLDRTRIRQRSSNSNVSSATAATKLLQSTTEATSSDTNRTQITRRCLPDVRSSMPEADMLLPTVSSRPATEKSCNRPNATVNGSDFSKFSASPCSRSLNLPLSSSEHLLFQSIKGSDKLECAFSKPYANAVKMAGLCLPPVPPCASAKPGSEIRKGKKVSSLREDAHSLRLLQNRYLQWRYANATAQASMLAQQRETERTHYSLALKITELYDSVKRKRIDLGVLQRTKTLSTILEAQIPYLDQWFSLQEDYSISLAEATQALLNASLRLPISANVKANKQEVEEALNSAMEVMEKIVFHVQQSMPKAEETDHLISDLARVIGGERAFVEECGNLLSKTYTTQVEECSVRGHIIQLKQHC; encoded by the exons ATGGATCAATTGATGGTGGAAAAGTTGGCATTGGGCACGGGTGAGGGCGCAGCAGCCCCTCATCCTCAGCGGCGGCCAAGGGTGAGGGAGGTGAGCTCTAGGTTCATGTCTCCTGTGGCGGGTGATCCCTTTCCTACCAGATCACCTCTTCCTAAACATCAACAGGGACAGGGTGTCTCAACTCCAAGCCCGTACCTTGCAGAAAGACAGAGGTCATCCTCCGTGAATAGGCCACGGAGGCACTTGGACTTGGAGCCATTCCGCTGCTCTGACGAGAACAGGCCCGCCCGCCCCGAGTCTCCTCTGCCACCAGATCAGGCAAGGAAACAGCGTCCTGTCCCTGTCCCTGTCCCTGTCCCTTTTAAAGAGAACGGAGGAGGCAAACCCcaacttcatcatcttcctAAAACATGCCCTGGGAAAGTAAGCAATAATGCTTTTACTACACCCTCACGACCTGACACACCCATGGTGACTGCTAGTCTCGATAGGACAAGAATCAGACAGCGGTCTTCCAATTCCAATGTCAGTAGTGCCACAGCAGCTACTAAGCTCTTGCAATCTACCACTGAGGCCACCTCCAGTGACACTAATCGCACTCAAATCACCAGAAGGTGTCTTCCTGATGTTCGCTCCTCCATGCCCGAGGCCGATATGTTGTTGCCGACTGTTTCCAGTAGACCGGCGACCGAAAAAAGTTGTAACAGGCCTAATGCAACTGTCAATGGCAgcgatttttcaaaattttctgcTTCCCCTTGCTCCCGTTCTCTCAATTTGCCACTGTCAAGCTCCGAGCACTTACTCTTCCAGTCAATCAAAGGCAGTGACAAATTAGAATGTGCTTTCTCCAAGCCATATGCAAATGCAGTGAAGATGGCCGGCCTCTGTCTGCCCCCAGTCCCACCATGTGCTAGTGCAAAGCCAGGTTCAGAaataaggaaaggaaagaaagttTCTAGTCTCCGAGAAGATGCTCATTCCTTGAGATTGCTGCAAAACCGCTATTTGCAGTGGAGATATGCCAATGCAACAGCACAGGCTTCCATGCTAGCTCAGCAGAGAGAGACTGAG AGAACACATTATTCTCTTGCATTAAAGATAACAGAACTATATGATTCTGTGAAGAGAAAACGGATAGACCTTGGCGTTTTGCAAAGAACAAAGACTTTATCGACAATTCTTGAAGCTCAA ATTCCATATTTGGATCAGTGGTTTTCTCTTCAAGAGGATTATTCAATTTCTCTGGCAGAAGCAACTCAAGCTTTGTTGAATGCATCACTCCGGCTTCCAATCAGCGCCAATGTTAAG GCTAATAAACAAGAGGTAGAAGAGGCACTGAACTCAGCAATGGAAGTGATGGAGAAAATAGTTTTCCATGTTCAGCAATCTATGCCGAAG GCAGAGGAAACAGACCATTTGATTTCGGATCTAGCAAGAGTGATTGGTGGAGAAAGAGCTTTCGTTGAAGAATGTGGAAATCTGTTGTCCAAGACATATACAACACAG GTGGAAGAGTGTAGCGTAAGGGGTCATATTATCCAGTTGAAACAACACTGTTGA
- the LOC112202863 gene encoding sodium/hydrogen exchanger 6 produces MDDQHQLMAMQISPADSNGTTPAKEQQAAGVGILLQIMMLVLSFVLGHVLRRHKFYYLPEASASLLIGLIVGGLANISDTETSIRAWFNFHEEFFFLFLLPPIIFQSGFSLSPKPFFSNFGAIVTFAILGTFIASVVTGVLVYLGGLIYLTYRLPFVECLMFGALISATDPVTVLSIFQELGTDMNLYALVFGESVLNDAMAISLYRTMSLVRSHASSGENFFMVIVRFLETFVGSMSAGIGVGFTSALLFKYAGLDIDNLQNLECCLFVLFPYFSYMLAEGLGLSGIVSILFTGMVMKHYTYSNLSENSQRFVSAFFHLISSLAETFVFIYMGFDIAMEKHSWSHVGFIFFSIIFIGVARAVNVFSCAYLVNLSRPSHRQIPVKHQKALWYSGLRGAMAFALALQSVHDLPEGHGQTIFTATTAIVVLTVLLIGGSTGTMLEALQVVGDESTLGESFDGNNGYVAPSYDDDEEGSSGNRIKMKLKEFHKSAASFTALDRNYLTPFFTSQNGDEAEEFDEPVSSSTRPVGGFHGHG; encoded by the exons ATGGACGACCAACACCAGCTGATGGCGATGCAGATATCACCGGCCGATTCCAATGGTACCACTCCGGCCAAGGAGCAGCAGGCCGCCGGAGTTGGCATTCTTCTCCAGATCATGATGCTCGTCCTCTCTTTTGTCCTAGGTCATGTCCTCCGCCGCCACAAATTCTATTATCTCCCCGAGGCCAGCGCTTCGCTTTTGATAG GTTTAATTGTTGGTGGACTTGCTAACATCTCTGATACCGAAACTAGCATCAG GGCCTGGTTCAATTTTCACGAGgagttcttctttctcttccttttacCTCCCATCATATT TCAGTCTGGCTTCAGTCTTTCACCT AAACCTTTCTTCTCTAACTTTGGAGCCATTGTCACTTTCGCTATCCTTGGAACCTTTATAGCTTCTGTTGTCACTGGTGTTCTAGT CTACCTTGGCGGTCTGATATACCTCACCTACAGACTTCCATTTGTGGAGTGCTTGATGTTTGGTGCTCTTATATCAGCAACCGATCCAGTCACTGTCTTGTCCATCTTTCAG GAACTTGGCACAGATATGAACTTGTATGCTCTGGTGTTTGGGGAATCTGTTTTGAATGATGCG ATGGCAATTTCCTTGTACAG GACGATGTCCCTGGTCAGGAGTCATGCATCATCTGGAGAAAACTTCTTCATGGTTATCGTCAGGTTTCTTGAGACCTTTGTTGGTTCAATGTCTGCAG GCATCGGAGTTGGCTTTACTTCTGCTTTG CTTTTCAAGTATGCAGGGTTGGATATTGACAA TCTTCAGAACTTGGAGTGCTGTCTTTTTGTCCTTTTCCCATATTTCTC GTACATGCTTGCAGAAGGTCTTGGGCTCTCTGGTATTGTGTCAATATTGTTCACAGGAATG GTCATGAAGCATTACACATATTCAAATTTGTCAGAGAACTCTCAACGATTTGTTTCAGCCTTTTTCCATTTGATCTCATCACTAGCAGAGACATTTGT ATTTATATACATGGGCTTTGATATCGCTATGGAAAAGCATAGCTGGTCACATGTTGGATTCATTTTTTTCTCAATT ATATTTATTGGAGTAGCAAG GGCAGTTAATGTTTTTTCTTGTGCATATTTGGTCAACTTATCTCGACCTTCACATAGACAGATACCAGTAAAACATCAAAAAGCACTTTGGTACAGTG GACTTCGAGGGGCCATGGCTTTTGCCCTCGCTCTGCAATCAGTTCATGATCTTCCAGAAGGACATGGTCAGACTATATTCACTGCAACTACTGCGATAGTTGTTCTGACG GTATTATTAATTGGAGGTTCAACGGGTACAATGCTGGAAGCTTTACAAGTTGTAGGTGATGAGAGTACATTGGGTGAA AGCTTTGATGGTAACAATGGCTACGTGGCTCCTTCTTATGACGATGACGAGGAAGGATCATCAGGAAACAGGATCAAGATGAAACTGAAGGAATTCCACAAGAG TGCAGCTTCATTCACAGCTTTGGATCGAAACTATCTCACCCCGTTCTTTACAAGTCAGAATGGCGATGAAGCAGAAGAGTTTG ATGAGCCTGTGTCTAGTTCTACAAGACCAGTTGGTGGTTTCCACGGTCATGGTTAA
- the LOC112165641 gene encoding uncharacterized protein LOC112165641 isoform X2 → MIDQFINFVIRPPRADYNPDQYLWERDFTLAGRAYRRQDLELRNARGHTLQCSHYLPSPLPEDSSLPCVVYCHGNSGCRADANEAAVILLPSNITVFTLDFSGSGLSDGDYVSLGWHERDDLKIVVSYLRSNKQISRIGLWGRSMGAVTCLLYGAEDPSIAGMVLDSAFSNLYVLMMELVDVYKIRLPKFTVKMAVQYMRRIIEKKAKFDIMDLNCLQVASKTFIPALFGHAKDDKFIQTSHSDLIYKSYAGDKNIIFFDGDHNSSRPQFYYDSVSIFFYNVLHPPQISSSHSCKPEKYYDLEDLKVGAGLDEGLLHKIISGVHSAGTDAASSSYAPAAIATEKSVGDLLSEIAPMATIVDSAHDEDGTLNCHDTSNLQDRPNGQNEECCSYTSSNRESWGRCSSLEGSDEESSDCTAVDNSHQVYAATLQCEQQKSPDPKKGVKKKKKVPIAPKKPKSEKFEKLEALGKRLRLCILKRVNHRRHHT, encoded by the exons ATGATTGATCAATTCATAAATTTTGTGATTCGCCCTCCCAG GGCAGACTATAACCCGGATCAGTACCTATGGGAAAGGGATTTCACTCTTGCAGGCAGAGCATACAGACGACAAGACTTGGAG CTTAGGAATGCTAGAGGCCATACCTTGCAGTGTAGTCATTATCTTCCTTCACCTTTGCCAGAGGATTCTTCTCTACCTTGTGTTGTATACTGCCATGGAAACAG TGGATGTAGGGCAGATGCAAATGAAGCCGCTGTAATTCTTCTTCCATCAAATATCACTGTTTTCACTCTTGATTTTTCGGGTTCAGGCTTATCTGATGGTGACTATGTCAGCCTTGGTTGGCATGAG AGAGATGACCTCAAGATCGTGGTTTCATATCTAAGAAGCAACAAACAAATCTCGCGTATAGGTCTATGGGGGCGATCTATGGGAGCAGTCACTTG CCTTCTTTATGGAGCAGAAGACCCTTCCATTGCTGGAATGGTGTTGGATAGTGCCTTTTCAAACTTGTATGTTCTAATGATGGAGCTAGTGGATGTGTACAAGATCCGGCTTCCTAAATTCACT GTTAAGATGGCAGTACAATACATGCGTCGGATAATTGAGAAGAAGGCAAAGTTTGATATCATGGATCTTAATTGCTTACAG GTTGCATCCAAAACATTCATTCCTGCTTTATTTGGACATGCCAAGGACGACAAGTTCATCCAAACCAGCCATTCTGATCTCATCTACAAGTCCTATGCA ggggacaaaaatattatattttttgATGGTGATCACAATTCCTCTCGGCCACAGTTTTATTATGATTcagtttcaattttcttttacaaTGTTCTTCATCCCCCGCAAATATCTTCTTCTCATTCATGTAAGCCTGAGAAATATTATGATCTAGAGGATTTGAAGGTTGGCGCTGGTTTGGATGAG GGCCTGTTACATAAGATAATCAGTGGTGTTCATTCTGCTGGTACTGATGCTGCAAGTTCTTCTTATGCTCCTGCAGCCATTGCAACTGAAAAATCTGTGGGAGACCTTCTCTCTGAAATCGCACCAATGGCTACTATAGTT GACTCTGCGCATGATGAAGATGGCACACTTAATTGTCACGATACGTCAAATCTACAG GATCGGCCAAATGGTCAGAATGAAGAATGCTGTTCATATACAAGCTCAAATAGAGAGAGTTGGGGAAGATGCTCTTCACTAGAAGGCAGTGATGAAGAATCTTCTGATTGCACAGCTGTTGACAATAGTCATCAG GTGTATGCAGCAACCCTTCAATGTGAGCAACAAAAATCACCGGACCCGAAGAAAGgggtgaagaaaaagaagaaagttccAATTGCTCCAAAGAAGCCCAAAAGTGAGAAATTTGAAAAGTTAGAGGCCCTTGGCAAAAGATTGCGTCTTTGCATCCTGAAGCGAGTAAACCATAGGAGGCACCACACATGA
- the LOC112165641 gene encoding uncharacterized protein LOC112165641 isoform X1 — protein sequence MIDQFINFVIRPPRADYNPDQYLWERDFTLAGRAYRRQDLELRNARGHTLQCSHYLPSPLPEDSSLPCVVYCHGNSGCRADANEAAVILLPSNITVFTLDFSGSGLSDGDYVSLGWHERDDLKIVVSYLRSNKQISRIGLWGRSMGAVTCLLYGAEDPSIAGMVLDSAFSNLYVLMMELVDVYKIRLPKFTVKMAVQYMRRIIEKKAKFDIMDLNCLQVASKTFIPALFGHAKDDKFIQTSHSDLIYKSYAGDKNIIFFDGDHNSSRPQFYYDSVSIFFYNVLHPPQISSSHSCKPEKYYDLEDLKVGAGLDEGLLHKIISGVHSAGTDAASSSYAPAAIATEKSVGDLLSEIAPMATIVDSAHDEDGTLNCHDTSNLQDRPNGQNEECCSYTSSNRESWGRCSSLEGSDEESSDCTAVDNSHQKVYAATLQCEQQKSPDPKKGVKKKKKVPIAPKKPKSEKFEKLEALGKRLRLCILKRVNHRRHHT from the exons ATGATTGATCAATTCATAAATTTTGTGATTCGCCCTCCCAG GGCAGACTATAACCCGGATCAGTACCTATGGGAAAGGGATTTCACTCTTGCAGGCAGAGCATACAGACGACAAGACTTGGAG CTTAGGAATGCTAGAGGCCATACCTTGCAGTGTAGTCATTATCTTCCTTCACCTTTGCCAGAGGATTCTTCTCTACCTTGTGTTGTATACTGCCATGGAAACAG TGGATGTAGGGCAGATGCAAATGAAGCCGCTGTAATTCTTCTTCCATCAAATATCACTGTTTTCACTCTTGATTTTTCGGGTTCAGGCTTATCTGATGGTGACTATGTCAGCCTTGGTTGGCATGAG AGAGATGACCTCAAGATCGTGGTTTCATATCTAAGAAGCAACAAACAAATCTCGCGTATAGGTCTATGGGGGCGATCTATGGGAGCAGTCACTTG CCTTCTTTATGGAGCAGAAGACCCTTCCATTGCTGGAATGGTGTTGGATAGTGCCTTTTCAAACTTGTATGTTCTAATGATGGAGCTAGTGGATGTGTACAAGATCCGGCTTCCTAAATTCACT GTTAAGATGGCAGTACAATACATGCGTCGGATAATTGAGAAGAAGGCAAAGTTTGATATCATGGATCTTAATTGCTTACAG GTTGCATCCAAAACATTCATTCCTGCTTTATTTGGACATGCCAAGGACGACAAGTTCATCCAAACCAGCCATTCTGATCTCATCTACAAGTCCTATGCA ggggacaaaaatattatattttttgATGGTGATCACAATTCCTCTCGGCCACAGTTTTATTATGATTcagtttcaattttcttttacaaTGTTCTTCATCCCCCGCAAATATCTTCTTCTCATTCATGTAAGCCTGAGAAATATTATGATCTAGAGGATTTGAAGGTTGGCGCTGGTTTGGATGAG GGCCTGTTACATAAGATAATCAGTGGTGTTCATTCTGCTGGTACTGATGCTGCAAGTTCTTCTTATGCTCCTGCAGCCATTGCAACTGAAAAATCTGTGGGAGACCTTCTCTCTGAAATCGCACCAATGGCTACTATAGTT GACTCTGCGCATGATGAAGATGGCACACTTAATTGTCACGATACGTCAAATCTACAG GATCGGCCAAATGGTCAGAATGAAGAATGCTGTTCATATACAAGCTCAAATAGAGAGAGTTGGGGAAGATGCTCTTCACTAGAAGGCAGTGATGAAGAATCTTCTGATTGCACAGCTGTTGACAATAGTCATCAG AAGGTGTATGCAGCAACCCTTCAATGTGAGCAACAAAAATCACCGGACCCGAAGAAAGgggtgaagaaaaagaagaaagttccAATTGCTCCAAAGAAGCCCAAAAGTGAGAAATTTGAAAAGTTAGAGGCCCTTGGCAAAAGATTGCGTCTTTGCATCCTGAAGCGAGTAAACCATAGGAGGCACCACACATGA
- the LOC112165643 gene encoding myb family transcription factor PHL7 gives MYQPNGAPSSGLIQNNLLVHGQYLDCGTNTMDNVNGAKSPSNSNLASKQRLRWTHELHERFVDAVAQLGGPDRATPKGVLRVMGVQGLTIYHVKSHLQKYRLAKYLPDSSSDGGKADKKEPGDMLSNVDGSSGMQITEALKLQMEVQKRLHEQLEVQRQLQLRIEAQGKYLKKIIEEQQRLSGVLSEAPGPGNSTRASDDNCPESDKVDPATPAPTSECPIQDKAIKERAPAKSLSVDESCSSRHDEPSTPDSGCHVISPAESPKAERLTKKQRFSMGEAFSNPEVVLTHQILESSLNSYQQAHTIFMPREHSNPTSGISVRNVDLEQVAGSDM, from the exons ATGTATCAACCAAACGGTGCTCCTAGTTCAGGCTTAATCCAGAATAATTTGTTAGTCCATGGTCAATATTTAGACTGTGGCACCAATACAATGGACAATGTCAATGGAGCGAAAAGTCCCAGCAACTCTAATCTTGCCTCAAAGCAGCGACTGCGTTGGACACATGAGCTTCATGAACGCTTTGTTGATGCCGTGGCGCAACTCGGTGGGCCAGATC GTGCAACACCCAAAGGTGTTTTGAGAGTGATGGGTGTACAAGGTTTAACCATATACCATGTAAAGAGCCATTTACAG AAATATCGACTTGCAAAGTACCTACCCGACTCCTCATCTGATG GGGGAAAAGCTGACAAGAAAGAACCAGGAGACATGCTTTCCAATGTGGATGGTTCATC TGGAATGCAAATTACGGAAGCATTAAAGCTGCAAATGGAGGTGCAGAAGCGACTGCATGAACAATTAGAG GTACAGAGACAGCTACAGTTACGGATAGAAGCACAAGGTAAATACTTGAAGAAAATTATCGAAGAGCAACAACGACTTAGTGGAGTTCTTTCAGAAGCACCTGGCCCTGGGAACTCCACCCGTGCATCAGATGATAATTGCCCAGAATCTGACAAGGTTGACCCAGCAACCCCTGCCCCGACCTCTGAGTGCCCCATCCAAGACAAGGCTATCAAGGAACGCGCACCAGCCAAGAGCCTTTCCGTCGATGAATCTTGCTCATCTCGTCATGATGAACCCTCAACTCCAGATTCTGGTTGTCATGTTATTTCTCCAGCTGAGAGCCCAAAAGCAGAGAGGTTGACGAAGAAGCAAAGGTTTAGCATGGGTGAAGCATTTTCTAATCCAGAAGTGGTGCTTACACATCAAATATTGGAGTCCAGCTTAAACTCTTACCAGCAAGCACACACCATTTTCATGCCCAGGGAGCATTCTAATCCCACATCTGGGATTTCTGTCAGGAATGTTGATTTGGAACAAGTTGCTGGGAGTGATATGTAG